The genomic interval CTAGACATGTCGGATTGGGGGTATCCAAAGAAATACACCAGCGTGCCAATGGTAAACAGGGAGACGATGAGACTTCCGTAATTCAGGGCGGAGAGTACACGCTCTTTACTGTCGAACAAAAAAATATTGACGCGTTCGCGAAAGGATCTCAATGACATTGATGGCAGTCTCAGGTCAAGAGCTGAAGTGCTTCATCGCGTAATTGGCGACGATCAATGGGTACGACACCCACGTGTTCACACACCAGCCCTCCTGCTAAATTAGCAAAACGGGCGACATCCTTAAGGGCCACTCCTTGGGCATAAACTAGGGCCGCAGTGCTGATAACAGAATCCCCTGCACCGGAGACGTCTACGATATTTCGTTCATACACGGGGAAATGGTGCTCCTCTTCTTCGCTCTGAATCTGAACGCCGTACTCCGACAGTGTGCACAACACGCTCTTAGCGGCTAAGCGTTCTCGAGTAGCCCGAATCTCCTTGCTGCGAAGCTCTTCTTTGGCTGCGTCTTCGGGAGCGTGCCAAGATTCGAGTCCTTCATTGAGTTCCTTCCAGTTCGGTTTGAACAAGTCGACACCGTGATACGCCCAGTAATGCTCGCGCTTAGGGTCAACCGCTACCGGGATTTCGCATGAATGCGCTAATTCAATAACAGCTTCGATTAATTCTGGAGTGAGAAGTCCTTTGTTGTAGTCTTCGAAAATGACCACGTGAATTTCATGTTGTTTGAAGATCTTTTTGATTCGCTTGAAGATCTTTTTGGAGGTCACCGGTTCCGTTGATTCTTGATCAACGCGCAGAACATGCTTGTCATCACTAATGATTCGCGTCTTGACGGTTGTAGGCCGATCATCTACACTCACAATGCCTTCGGTATTGAGCCCCCGTTGTTGCATGAGATGTACAAAGAGCTCTCCTCGGAGATCTTCACCAACCACGCTGCAAAGGAACGGGGTAGCTCCCAAGGATTGAACGTTCAGGGCTACATTTGCGGCACCACCTAGTCGCTCTTCTCTGGAGTCAATGGAAACCACTGGAACGGGTGCTTCGGGTGACATGCGGTCAATATGCCCCCACATGTACGAATCAATCATGGCGTCCCCGACAACGAGGACGTTCTGATCCGAAAACCGATGAACGATATCCTTAATTTCCTCGGGCGTCATCAGCTCAGAGCTTCAATAGCTTTTTTGATGCGGCCGATGGCCTCAACCAAGACCTCCTCAGCTGCCGCATAGCTCATCCGGAGACAGCCCGGAGCACCAAAGGCATCTCCTGGAACCGTGGCGACGTGAGCCACTTCCAGAAGGTACATGCTGAGGTCTGTTGCATTTTCGATGGTTCGACCTTCTGCGGATTTGCCGAAGGTGCCTCGCACGTCAGGGAAAAAGTAAAATGCTCCTTCCGGCACAGGCGTGTGAAAGCCTGGAATTTCGTTGAATAGCGGGATCATTTTGTCCCGACGTGCGCGAAAGGCATCGCGCATTTCATGGGTAGAAGAGGCATCCGCCCGCATGGCGGCTTCTGCTGCCTTTTGTGTGATCGAACAAGTAGCCGAGGTCATTTGCCCTTGCATTTTGTCGCAGGCCTTGGCGATCCACTCTGGCGCTGCAATGTATCCGAACCGCCAGCCGGTCATGGCAAACCCTTTGGATAAACCGTTGACCGTAATCACACGGTCGTAAATGCTCGGGTAGGCTGCGAGGCTGATTTGCTCTCCAGAGAAATTAATGTGCTCGTAGATTTCATCACTCATGATGAACACGTGATCGTGCTTTTCAAAAACCTTCACCAAGGCGTCTATTTCAGCTTTGCTGTACACGGCTCCTGTGGGGTTCGAAGGAGAATTGAACATCACCACCTTAGTCCGGGGCGTGATGGCCGCGTCGATTTGTTCGGGGGTAAACTTGTATTCCTGCTCCACACCGGCCAAAATTTCAACGGGCGTCCCTTCCGCCAACTTGACCATTTCCCGATAGCTCACCCAGTAGGGCGCCAGCAATAATACTTCGTCGCCCGGATCGATCAAAGCCAAGAGCACGTTGGATAAACTCTGTTTGGCTCCCGTAGAACACACGATTTGGTTGGGACGATAGTCTATGCCATTGTCGCGCTTCAATTTAGCCGCAATGGCTTCACGCAATTCTTGGTATCCGGCAACAGCCGTGTACGACGAAAAATTATCGTCAATGGCCGCTTTGGCCGCTTCCTTGATGAAGTCCGGAGTGTTGAAATCGGGCTCCCCGAGGCTCAGGCTAATCACATCGACTCCCTGGGTACGTAATTCCCTGGATTTACGGGCCATGGCGATGGTTGCGGATTCGCTTAAACGGTTGAGGCGGTCTGAAATAGGGTGGCTCATGAAAAGGCAGCTTTTGAAGGAAACCAAAGATAGCAATAGTTGCGTTCTATTGATTACGTTTGTTAATCCTAAACACACAAAAAGCATGGAAGTCGGACTCGAAGTCATCCGTTACATTCTCCCCGCCATCATTGTCCTCATCATCACCTATATCATGCTCAGCATGTTCATGGGAAATGAAGAGAAACGGCGCATGTACGAAGTCAAATTGGATAGTCGTCGGAACAGCTTGCCGATACGTCTCCAAGCCTACGAACGTTTGGCCCTGTTTTTGGAGCGTATACAACCGGCGAACCTCATGGTGCGCATCAAATCCAATCGAATGAACGTGGCCGGTTACCAAGCTATTCTTTTGCAGACGATCCGATCTGAATACGAGTACAACCTCAGTCAGCAGATCTATGTGAGCACCAATGCGTGGAGCATGATCAAAGGAGCAAAAGACGCAACGGTTAACTTGATCAACCAGGCCGCAAAAAACTTGAACCCAGACGCCTCTGCGGAGGATCTGCGCTCATTGGTCCTGCAGATCTTGGCGGCCAAAGAGCACAGTCCGAGCGACCGGGCCCTGGAGTTCATTAAGAACGAAGTGACTGATGAATTATAAATCCCTCCTCCTTACCGTCTTTTTCTTTTTCAGTGCCTACGGCACGATGGCTCAGTACGTCGAATCCTTCAGCGATGGCCAACTCAAACGACTTTTTTCCTCTACGGGAACAGACTCTATCACTAAGATTGATGAAGGCCGATTCATTTTGTACTACGGTGCCGTTGCGGTGAACCTGTACAACGACTTGGCCGGTGATTTGATGTTGGCATGGGCTATGGAAGGCCGATGCAGCGATGATTTGATTCACCGCTGGAACGCGGTTCGTTTGACCAAGGCTTATATCGATGATGAGGATGACGTGGTGCTTTCGACCTACCTGCGCGCCGGTTGTCTACAGGCCGATGACGTGCTCCGATGGCAGAGTGCCTTCGTGGACGATCAAAAACTCTTTGTGGATTTAGTGCTCGAAGACCGCTTACTGAACCAGACCGAAGAGTAATTCAGCCGCTTTAAAGGGACTCAATTCCCGAGCCAATACCTTTTCCTCCAACTTTTCGAATTCCGCTTTGACGGCCTTGTGGTCGTAGAAATTGCGGTGGAGTCGATCTTCAATATGCTCGTGAAACCAGTAGCGGGCTTGCTCATCGCGCCGTAGGCGCAAATAGTCATTTTCAGTGACCGCCTTCCGGTAGGCTTCGATCACTTCCTTCCAGAATTCAGGGATTCCCTCGCCCGTCAAGGCGCTGCAGTGACGCACTTGAGGAGTCCAGCCCGCGGGGTGAGCAGGGAAGAGGTGCAGGGCGCGCTGATAGTCGGCACGTGCACGACGAGCGGCGCTCAGATTGTCCCCGTCAGCCTTGTTGATGATCATGCCTTCGGCCATCTCCATGATGCCGCGTTTGATCCCTTGAAGCTCATCTCCGGCCCCGGCGAGCATCAGGAGTAGGAAGAAATCGACCATGGAATGAACGGCTGTTTCACTTTGTCCCACGCCGACCGTTTCCACAAAGATCACGTCGAATCCCGCAGCCTCACATAGGATGATGCTCTCGCGCGTCTTTCGGGCAACTCCCCCGAGCGATGTTCCTGCAGCACTCGGCCTGATAAAGGCGCGCTCGTCCGTACTCAGTTTATCCATCCGGGTTTTATCGCCCAGAATACTTCCGCGACTACGGCTCGAACTTGGATCAATGGCCAGCACAGCCAGGCGATGTCCTTCCTCGATGAGGTGGACGCCCAAGGCTTCGATAAAGGTCGATTTACCCACTCCGGGTACTCCAGTAATCCCAACGCGAAAGCTCTTTCCCGAGTGGGGGAGGCAGGCCTCAATGATGGCCTGGGCCTTCTCTTGATGATCGGCCCGTGTACTTTCGATCAAGGTGATGGCCCTGCTCAACAGGGTTCGGTCACCGGCCAAGATGCCCTTAACAAACTCTTCTATCGAGGGGAGTTTGCGCCTTGGAAGATTGGAAGCCCCTTCAGTCATTATCCGGTGAAGAAATCAAAGAGGTTACTCAAGTTGCTGTGCTTCCCTTTGTAGAGTTCCGTGTATCCGCAGTTGTTGCAGGTGACTGCGGTGAACTTTTTGTTCTGCATGTCGAAAATGCGCGACCATCCGCTACCGGTCGTACTGATCGACTCAGAAGTATAGGTGCGGTGACTGCACTTGGGGCATTTATAGTTCGGGTGGGTTAATTCTTTGGCCATGATCGTAACGTTTTTAATCTACCGTTGCGATCAATTTAGTGAGAATATCCGCAGCAGCTTCGGCAATGACCGTTCCGGGGCCAAAGACGCCCACAACTCCCGCTTCGTAGAGGTAGTCATAATCTTGCTGGGGAATCACGCCACCAGCAATGACCATGATGTCCTCGCGCCCTAGGGCCTTTAGAGCCGCAATTACCTGTGGGACCAAGGTTTTGTGCCCTGCTGCTAGGCTCGAGACGCCCAAAATATGTACATCGTTTTCGACAGCCTGCTTGGCTGCTTCTTCAGGAGTTTGGAAAAGCGGACCGACGTCTACGTCGAATCCGAGGTCAGCGAAACTCGTGGAGACCACCTTGGCTCCGCGATCGTGTCCATCCTGGCCCATTTTGGCCACCATAATCCTCGGGCGGCGCCCTTCCTTTTCGGCGAATTCATCCGCCAAGGCCTGAGCGTTCTTGAATCGGTCGTCTTGGTCTATTTCCTTGCTATACACACCACTAATGCTTTGAATTTTTGCCGTATACCGGCCAAATACGTCCTCCATGGCATCGCTGATCTCGCCCAGACTTGCACGTAGACGTGCCGCCTCCACAGCCTTGTCGAGCAAATTGCCCTCACCACTTCGCGCACATTCAGTCAGCGCATTCAAAGCCTTTTGAACGGCCTCTTCGTCGCGGCTAGCGCGCATTTCATTTAGGTGCTTGATCTGAGCCTCACGAACGGCTGTATTGTCGACATCGAGAATGTCCATCGGATCTGTGGTGCTGGTACGGTAGCGATTAACCCCCACCAAAATATCCTTTCCACCGTCGATTCGCGCTTGCTTCTTGGCGGCGGCTTCTTCGATGCGGAGCTTAGGCAGTCCATTTTCAATGGCCTTGGCCATTCCTCCCAATTCTTCAACCTCCTCGATGAGTTTCCATGCCGCTTCGGCGATTTCGGCTGTTTTGCGCTCGACAAAGGCACTTCCAGCCCAAGGGTCCACCACGTTCGTAATGCCCGTTTCTTGCTGCAAGTATATCTGCGTATTCCGCGCAATCCGCGCGCTGAAGTCCGTAGGTAAGGCAATGGCCTCATCTAGTGCGTTCGTGTGCAAGGATTGCGTTCCTCCAAAGGCAGCTGCCATCGCTTCGATGGCGGTCCGCGCCACATTGTTGTACGGGTCTTGTTCCGTCAAGCTCCATCCACTGGTTTGGCAGTGGGTCCGAAGTGCCATGGACTTGGGGTTCTGCGGGTTGAACTGTTTCACCAGTTTAGCCCAAATCATCCGTCCGGCGCGCATCTTCGCGATTTCTGTAAAGTGATCCATGCCAATGGCCCAAAAGAAGCTCAAGCGCGGGGCAAAGGCATCGATATCCAATCCTGCCGCCATACCAGTCCGCAAGTACTCCAGACCATCGGCTAGGGTGTAGGCCAGCTCAATTTCCGGAGTGGCCCCAGCTTCTTGCATGTGGTACCCCGAAATCGAAATGCTGTTGAATCGAGGCATGTTCTTGGCCGTATAGGCAAAGATGTCGGCAATGATTCGCATACTCGGCTGAGGCGGGTAAATATAGGTGTTGCGAACCATGAATTCCTTCAGAATGTCGTTCTGAATGGTCCCACTCAATTGCTCTGGCTTTACACCTTGTTCTTCGGCAGCTACAATGTAAAAGGCCATCACCGGTATAACAGCGCCGTTCATGGTCATCGAGACGGACATTTGATCCAGCGGAATCTGATCGAACAATACCTTCATGTCCAAGATACTGTCGATGGCCACTCCAGCCTTACCCACATCGCCGACAACGCGCTCGTGGTCGCTGTCATATCCGCGGTGAGTGGCAAGGTCAAAGGCTACTGACAGTCCTTTTTGGCCCGCCGCCAAGTTTCGACGGTAAAAGGCGTTGGACTCTTCGGCGGTGGAGAATCCGGCGTACTGACGAATGGTCCACGGACGACTCGCGTACATGGTGGTATAAGGTCCGCGAAGGTAGGGGGGGAGGCCTGCAGCAAAACCCTCCTGAGCCTGCGGCTCGATGTTTTCTTTACCCGAAGGTTTGACATACTCGATGTCCTTGAACTCTTTACGCTTCATCGTTCAGTCTTTTTGATTCCAAGCCTTCGCTCCAGCGCTGCATGCGAATCGGTTCGACTTCCGTATCCGTCTGCCGGTCTCTGCAGAACATGGCCTGTTCCACTTCTCCGGCCATCTTTTCTTCCTTTGGGTATAGGTTGACGCCCAAGACTTTTTTCTCACCGTCCGTTACCCGTTCGTTTTCTTCAGCTGCTTGTTTGTGTACGAGGTCTTGAAGCCAGCCTTTCTTGAGGGCTTCCACATACCCGCCACGTGCTTCAATTTCCTTGAACACCCCCCAGGCCTTTTCACTAATCGCTGCCGTCAATGCTTCGATAAAGTAGGAGCCTCCTGACGGGTCTTGAATCTCATCAAAGTAGCTCTCGTGATTGAGGATCAGTGGAATGTTACGCGCAATGCGCTCACTGAATTCCGTGGGATTCTTGAAAGCAACATCATGGGGCTTCACGCAAATACTGTCCGCACCCGCCACCAAGGCTGCCATGCTCGCCGAGGTGTTGCGCAACATGTTGTTGAACGGATCATAAATAGTCTTATCGCGCAACCCTGTCTCTGCATGCAGGTGAAGCGGATAGGATTCTGGATCCAATTCGTACTGTTCCAAGAGGAACCACCACAACTGGCGGATGGATCGCAATTTGGCAATGTCGTGGAAGTAGGCGGTTCCGACCGCCATGTTCAGCCAATGGGCCTCTGCGGCAACTTCACCGTAGCGCACCAAATACTCGTGAAGCATGCTGAGGGCAATACCGACTTGTGTTGCTGGCGTTGCTCCCGCATTGTGAAACAAATTGGCATTCACACATAGGGTTTTCCAAGGGGCAAAATCCACGCGATCCACCAATGCCGTCAAGTGTGCCCAGTCCTCTTCTTCACCCTTGATCCAATGCCCCGTTCGGGCCAAATTTTCGAGGATGTCATTGTTGATGGAGCCCGCACATTTCTGGTGATCATAACCCTTACTCTCGTAATAGGAGCCCAGTGCTTCGGCCAATAGGGCGCCTCCACCTTCTTGAACGAAGTGGAGCTCACAGTATTCGGGATGAATTCCCTCCAGTAGCTTGGGGAGATCCACGTTGGGCAGCATGTAGAACAGAAGGCCCGTAGCTCCTCTATTGAGCACATCTAGCGCCAAGCTGTTGGCTTCACCTTCGTCGAGTACCAGGATTTCTTGAATGACAAACTTGGCCCTTCCCGGGCGTTTTCGCAGTGCGACGGAAGGTCGATCTTCGACCGTGTAGTACGATTGAATCACAATTCCATCGCGGTCGGTGTGGGCGAGATCGTCCAGTGATTTTCCGCGAAGATCTTTTGTTGCTTTAGCTTCCCAATCGGACCGTGAGGTCCCAGAAAACTCCGAAAACAGGCCCGAATTGCTCATGCTTTATCCTTTACTGGAGAATTGCTGCTCTTTGTGCTTGAACAACACGTTGAAGGTCGTAAAGCTTCCGTAGCACCGGGTGATGTACTGCTGCAGATTGACCTTTTCTTCATCGTTCAAGCTTTTGTGGCTGTTGATGTTCTGCTCGAGAACCCGCAGACGATCTCGCATCATGACAATCTTGTGGAAGAAGGTCTCAATGGGGATTTCCTTCGCCTGTAGTTCCTCGTTTTCCGGCTTTAAAATCAGGGTGCCGCCTTCCCAGCGATCACCCAATTCAACTACCTCTTGCAAATGTCCGTATTCATCGAGCGTATCAACAATGACTTGTCTCAGGTCTTCTAAACGAAATCCACTTCCCGAAGTGGGGTTTGTCCCTTCAATAGCATCCACGGCGTCCACAATTTCGAGTTCGTCGTTGTGCTTGCTGATGTCCATTTTACCTCCTCGCTCAAAAAAGATCTCATAAGTACTGAGATTCACTGCTCCGATAATTCCTTCACCGTAGCGCTCATGGTCTACTCTAGAGCCTACGCCCACATTTTCCGTGTCCATTACTCGTCTTCTTCCTTAGGTTCTATAATGAATAAGTCTTCGTTCTCTTTCTTCATCCGATAGCGTTCCCGAGCATACCGCTCCAGCGCTTCGGGATTACTGTCCAAGTCGTGGAGAAGCGTGCTGTCTTGGACAATCTCTCCTTTGTAGTATTCGGTTGCCTCTTCGAGTTCTTCAATCTCTTGATTGAGCTCTCGATGAAACCACCAGGAGTTGGTATCGATAAAAAGCATCCAGGCCAGAAAAACCGCTCCTACCAAAAGGTAGCGGTTTTTCAGCCAGGACGGTATGCGATCCAACCACTTCTTCATTAGCCCAAGAATGGGTAACGATAGTCAGTCGGTGGTACAAAGGTTTCTTTGATGGTGCGGGCACTGATCCAGCGCATCAAGTTCATCATGGAACCAGCTTTATCGTTGGTACCAGATCCTCGAGCCCCGCCGAAGGGTTGCTGTCCTACCACCGCTCCAGTAGGTTTGTCATTGATGTAGAAGTTTCCAGCACAATCCACCAAGGCATTAGTGGCCTCTTCTGCTGCGTAACGATCCCGGCTGAAGATGGCTCCAGTCAATGCGTATGGAGAAGTTGTATTGACCAATTCCAGCATTCCAGCCCAGTCGGCATCATCGTATACGTAAACGGTCAATACAGGTCCGAACAGCTCGGTCTCCATAGTGACGTAGTTCGGGTTTGTTGTCACGATAACGGTGGGTTCAATGAAGTAGCCCACACTTTTGTCGTAACCACCTCCGATGACTACTTCGGCGTCGCTATCGGCCTTGGCTCGGTCAATATAACCAGCCAGCTTGTCAAAGGCGCCTTCGTGAATAACGGCATTGATGAAATTGCCGAAATCATGAGGGGTACCCATTTTGAAACTGGCCACTTGTTCTTTTAAGGTGTCGAGAATTTGCCCCGCGGATGACTTGGGCAAGTACGCACGAGAAGCAGCAGAGCATTTTTGACCTTGGAATTCAAAGGCGCCACGGGCCAATGCCGTCGCCACTTCCGTTGGATCAGCACTTGGGTGCGCTACCACAAAGTCCTTTCCTCCGGTTTCCCCGACAATACGCGGGTATGTTTTGTACGTATCGATGTTTCCACCAATTTGCTTCCACAATCCTTTGAACACGGAAGTAGATCCTGTGAAGTGAATACCAGCGAAATCTGGATGACTCAATAAGGTCTCTGTGATCATGGCCGGATCTCCGTACACAACGTTGATCACACCATCCGGAACTCCAGCTTCTTTGAAGAGGTCAAGAATGATACGAGTACTGTATACTTGACTGTCTGATGGCTTCCAAATATTCACATTACCCATGAGTGCAGCAGAAGCAGGCAAATTCGCTGCGATAGAGGTGAAGTTGAAAGGAGTGATGCTGTAGACGAATCCTTCTAGAGGTCGGTACTCCATTCTGTTCCACATCCCGGGTGCAGATTCAGGTTGATCGCTGTAAATCTGAGCCATGTACTCCACATTGAATCGGAAGAAGTCTACCAACTCACATGCTGCGTCAATTTCCGCTTGAAAGGCATTTTTACTCTGCCCAATCATTGTTGCAGCATTGATCTTTGCGCGATACGGTCCAGCCAACAGTTCTGCCGCCTTTAAGAAGATTGAAGCGCGCTGCTCCCAGCTCATTTTTGCCCACTGTTCACGGGCAGCTAGAGCGGCTTCAATGGCGTCTTCAACGTGTTTCTTTTCGGCACGCGAGTACTTTCCAACAACCTTGGCGTGGTCGTGAGGAGGACGGATTTCAACTTCATCGTTAGTGCGGACTTCTTTTCCGCCAATAATCATGGGAATATCAACCACCTCGGACATCTGACGTTCCAATTCCGCTTCGAGTTCGGCTCGCTCTGGTGATCCTGGGGCATAAGATTGTACAGGTTCATTCGTCGCAACCGGTACATTGAAAAAACCTTTTAACATGGGTCTCTCTTTAAGTTCGTAGTGAATGAAGCACAAACTTATGAAACATCGAGGTCAAAAACGGGGAATCTTGACTCAGTTGAGTCGCTGCGGCGCGATGAGTTGAAATAATGGGATTGCCACTTCAAATTGGTCACCTGTTACCAAATCTTTCATTTGGTAGGATCCTTTCATGAAGCCTATGCCGGAACGAAGGTGACAACCACTTTGATAACGATGCGTATCTCCCGGAACAATTTCTGGCTGTAGGCCGATCACTCCATCCCCTTCAACTTCGGTTGGAGAAGAGCCACTATCCCAAATACTCCAATGACGTCGCAGGAGCTTCACTGCCCGATCACCTTGGTTGGAGATGCTCACATGGTAGTGGAAAACCCAGAGGGGACCATCAGAACTGACGTAGCGACCCTTGTAGTTGGTCTCCACGGAGATTTTTATTCCGGATGTAATTCGCGTTACCACGAATCAAGTATAGTCATTATCAGTAAGCGAGAAAAACAATTCCGAAGGCAAGTAGGAAGAAGGCTACTCCAAAGGTGAAAAACCCAATGTTCACAAGAACGTATTTCACAGTGGTTTTGAACCAGCCTTGACCGTAGAAACGCTTCATGGATAAGAAGGAATAGACCATAAAAGCAAGAAGGAGAGGGCCGTCAGGATCGACGTTTGGAAAGCTGAATCCGATGAGCCAATCCAGAATAAATATCAAGAAACCAACGGTGTTGACGTGGAATAGGAAAATTAAGTGCTCGATGTAGTAATAGTCGCGTCGAATGTACACCACCCAGAAGGACAGGGCGAAGATGGGGAGGAAGATGAATAGGATGATTGGCAATTTCCGAACAAAAAAGCGCAGTACATCCATCCAATCGACTGTTCGACCTTTCTGGATTTCGATATAGGTAAATCGATTCCAACGGGTATTCTCGAGTTCTAAGTATTCAAGCGCCACAACCACATCAATGCTGTCCTGGTCATTGATGAATCGATTGATTCGGCTTATGGTCTCCGTTTCCTCCAAATAGTAGCCCCGAGGTCGTTTATAAGGGCCATCATTCGGGACGGTGTCCCATTTAGACTGATCTGAAATGAACTCTTCCAGATCTGCACCCACTAAAGCTCCCGCCACCGCTTCATCCCATTCGTCCAACTCTTTTAAGGAGTCGGCAAAAGCGGCCACCGTTGAATCTTCTCTTAGGATAGAATCAACAACCGTCGGAGGTGGAAGGTCGTTCTCTGAATCGCCCTCACTTGGCTCTATAATGAAGTTCTGACCGGATTCATCCAATTCAATGGTTGGACCATCCGAATCCGATACATTGATCAAGCCCAGATCTGGCCGTCCAAGAAAGTTGCTCAGACTCAAAAGGGTGAAGTAAACAATCGATACGGTTAAGTACATC from Cryomorphaceae bacterium carries:
- a CDS encoding septum formation initiator family protein; translation: MKKWLDRIPSWLKNRYLLVGAVFLAWMLFIDTNSWWFHRELNQEIEELEEATEYYKGEIVQDSTLLHDLDSNPEALERYARERYRMKKENEDLFIIEPKEEDE
- the meaB gene encoding methylmalonyl Co-A mutase-associated GTPase MeaB, with product MTEGASNLPRRKLPSIEEFVKGILAGDRTLLSRAITLIESTRADHQEKAQAIIEACLPHSGKSFRVGITGVPGVGKSTFIEALGVHLIEEGHRLAVLAIDPSSSRSRGSILGDKTRMDKLSTDERAFIRPSAAGTSLGGVARKTRESIILCEAAGFDVIFVETVGVGQSETAVHSMVDFFLLLMLAGAGDELQGIKRGIMEMAEGMIINKADGDNLSAARRARADYQRALHLFPAHPAGWTPQVRHCSALTGEGIPEFWKEVIEAYRKAVTENDYLRLRRDEQARYWFHEHIEDRLHRNFYDHKAVKAEFEKLEEKVLARELSPFKAAELLFGLVQ
- a CDS encoding pyridoxal phosphate-dependent aminotransferase, which translates into the protein MSHPISDRLNRLSESATIAMARKSRELRTQGVDVISLSLGEPDFNTPDFIKEAAKAAIDDNFSSYTAVAGYQELREAIAAKLKRDNGIDYRPNQIVCSTGAKQSLSNVLLALIDPGDEVLLLAPYWVSYREMVKLAEGTPVEILAGVEQEYKFTPEQIDAAITPRTKVVMFNSPSNPTGAVYSKAEIDALVKVFEKHDHVFIMSDEIYEHINFSGEQISLAAYPSIYDRVITVNGLSKGFAMTGWRFGYIAAPEWIAKACDKMQGQMTSATCSITQKAAEAAMRADASSTHEMRDAFRARRDKMIPLFNEIPGFHTPVPEGAFYFFPDVRGTFGKSAEGRTIENATDLSMYLLEVAHVATVPGDAFGAPGCLRMSYAAAEEVLVEAIGRIKKAIEALS
- the pruA gene encoding L-glutamate gamma-semialdehyde dehydrogenase; this translates as MLKGFFNVPVATNEPVQSYAPGSPERAELEAELERQMSEVVDIPMIIGGKEVRTNDEVEIRPPHDHAKVVGKYSRAEKKHVEDAIEAALAAREQWAKMSWEQRASIFLKAAELLAGPYRAKINAATMIGQSKNAFQAEIDAACELVDFFRFNVEYMAQIYSDQPESAPGMWNRMEYRPLEGFVYSITPFNFTSIAANLPASAALMGNVNIWKPSDSQVYSTRIILDLFKEAGVPDGVINVVYGDPAMITETLLSHPDFAGIHFTGSTSVFKGLWKQIGGNIDTYKTYPRIVGETGGKDFVVAHPSADPTEVATALARGAFEFQGQKCSAASRAYLPKSSAGQILDTLKEQVASFKMGTPHDFGNFINAVIHEGAFDKLAGYIDRAKADSDAEVVIGGGYDKSVGYFIEPTVIVTTNPNYVTMETELFGPVLTVYVYDDADWAGMLELVNTTSPYALTGAIFSRDRYAAEEATNALVDCAGNFYINDKPTGAVVGQQPFGGARGSGTNDKAGSMMNLMRWISARTIKETFVPPTDYRYPFLG
- a CDS encoding DUF3667 domain-containing protein translates to MAKKQDLSILPDNRPALKGDHCLNCGTPLEPKENFCHYCGQRNDQRRLNFWDVLSESIKSYFSVDNRVIHSLIPLVTKPGTLTREYISGKRQQFVHPIRMYLTVSIVYFTLLSLSNFLGRPDLGLINVSDSDGPTIELDESGQNFIIEPSEGDSENDLPPPTVVDSILREDSTVAAFADSLKELDEWDEAVAGALVGADLEEFISDQSKWDTVPNDGPYKRPRGYYLEETETISRINRFINDQDSIDVVVALEYLELENTRWNRFTYIEIQKGRTVDWMDVLRFFVRKLPIILFIFLPIFALSFWVVYIRRDYYYIEHLIFLFHVNTVGFLIFILDWLIGFSFPNVDPDGPLLLAFMVYSFLSMKRFYGQGWFKTTVKYVLVNIGFFTFGVAFFLLAFGIVFLAY
- the scpA gene encoding methylmalonyl-CoA mutase; translation: MKRKEFKDIEYVKPSGKENIEPQAQEGFAAGLPPYLRGPYTTMYASRPWTIRQYAGFSTAEESNAFYRRNLAAGQKGLSVAFDLATHRGYDSDHERVVGDVGKAGVAIDSILDMKVLFDQIPLDQMSVSMTMNGAVIPVMAFYIVAAEEQGVKPEQLSGTIQNDILKEFMVRNTYIYPPQPSMRIIADIFAYTAKNMPRFNSISISGYHMQEAGATPEIELAYTLADGLEYLRTGMAAGLDIDAFAPRLSFFWAIGMDHFTEIAKMRAGRMIWAKLVKQFNPQNPKSMALRTHCQTSGWSLTEQDPYNNVARTAIEAMAAAFGGTQSLHTNALDEAIALPTDFSARIARNTQIYLQQETGITNVVDPWAGSAFVERKTAEIAEAAWKLIEEVEELGGMAKAIENGLPKLRIEEAAAKKQARIDGGKDILVGVNRYRTSTTDPMDILDVDNTAVREAQIKHLNEMRASRDEEAVQKALNALTECARSGEGNLLDKAVEAARLRASLGEISDAMEDVFGRYTAKIQSISGVYSKEIDQDDRFKNAQALADEFAEKEGRRPRIMVAKMGQDGHDRGAKVVSTSFADLGFDVDVGPLFQTPEEAAKQAVENDVHILGVSSLAAGHKTLVPQVIAALKALGREDIMVIAGGVIPQQDYDYLYEAGVVGVFGPGTVIAEAAADILTKLIATVD
- a CDS encoding GTP-binding protein yields the protein MAKELTHPNYKCPKCSHRTYTSESISTTGSGWSRIFDMQNKKFTAVTCNNCGYTELYKGKHSNLSNLFDFFTG
- the apaG gene encoding Co2+/Mg2+ efflux protein ApaG, with the protein product MVTRITSGIKISVETNYKGRYVSSDGPLWVFHYHVSISNQGDRAVKLLRRHWSIWDSGSSPTEVEGDGVIGLQPEIVPGDTHRYQSGCHLRSGIGFMKGSYQMKDLVTGDQFEVAIPLFQLIAPQRLN
- a CDS encoding D-glycero-beta-D-manno-heptose-7-phosphate kinase, which codes for MTPEEIKDIVHRFSDQNVLVVGDAMIDSYMWGHIDRMSPEAPVPVVSIDSREERLGGAANVALNVQSLGATPFLCSVVGEDLRGELFVHLMQQRGLNTEGIVSVDDRPTTVKTRIISDDKHVLRVDQESTEPVTSKKIFKRIKKIFKQHEIHVVIFEDYNKGLLTPELIEAVIELAHSCEIPVAVDPKREHYWAYHGVDLFKPNWKELNEGLESWHAPEDAAKEELRSKEIRATRERLAAKSVLCTLSEYGVQIQSEEEEHHFPVYERNIVDVSGAGDSVISTAALVYAQGVALKDVARFANLAGGLVCEHVGVVPIDRRQLRDEALQLLT